A genomic window from Glaciihabitans sp. INWT7 includes:
- a CDS encoding FAD-binding oxidoreductase, with the protein MADFRALSFWFDSLSSAGSGEAGTDELRPRPALPGDLGVDVAIVGGGLTGLWTAYYLASAEPSLTIAVLEKHIAGFGASGRNGGWCSALFPASTASLARRHGRAAALAMRKAMIDTVDEVGRVTSAEGIDCDFVKGGTVSLARGAAQLVAARNEVAEAAMWGVDDLQLRDAAHSPRGATGALGSTFDPACARLQPAKLVRGLAKVVEGLGVRIYEGTEVLSWRSGRVTTDHGTVDAATIVIALEGYAASLAQTHRQVLPLYSLMIATEPLSDELWDEIGIEHGQTFADFRHLLVYGQRTADNRFAFGGRGARYHWGSSIRSEYDRVPGVFDHLERTLGDIFPVARQAAITHRWGGPLGVPRDWHAGAGLDPATGIAMAGGYVGDGLSTTNLAGRTLTDLILNCDTPISRLPWVNHHSPRWEPEPFRFIGANLGTTAMNIADAEERMTGRASLAARLMAPLTGH; encoded by the coding sequence ATGGCTGACTTTCGCGCGCTGAGTTTCTGGTTCGACTCCCTGTCGTCGGCCGGTAGTGGCGAGGCGGGGACGGATGAGCTCCGGCCCCGCCCCGCGCTGCCCGGGGATCTCGGCGTCGATGTTGCCATCGTGGGAGGCGGGCTCACCGGACTCTGGACCGCCTACTACCTCGCTTCTGCGGAGCCGAGCCTCACTATCGCGGTGCTCGAGAAACACATCGCGGGCTTCGGAGCGTCCGGCCGCAATGGCGGATGGTGCTCCGCACTGTTCCCCGCCTCGACCGCGTCGCTCGCCCGGCGCCACGGTCGTGCCGCGGCCCTGGCGATGCGCAAGGCGATGATCGACACGGTCGACGAGGTCGGTCGGGTGACCTCTGCCGAGGGCATCGACTGCGACTTCGTGAAGGGCGGCACGGTGAGCCTGGCGCGCGGTGCCGCCCAGCTCGTCGCAGCGCGGAACGAGGTCGCTGAGGCGGCGATGTGGGGAGTGGATGACCTCCAGTTGAGAGATGCCGCCCACTCGCCGCGCGGGGCGACAGGCGCGCTCGGCTCGACCTTCGACCCCGCCTGTGCCAGACTCCAGCCGGCGAAACTGGTTCGCGGGCTCGCGAAGGTGGTCGAGGGACTCGGGGTCCGGATCTACGAAGGGACCGAGGTGCTCTCCTGGCGGTCCGGGCGAGTGACCACCGACCACGGGACTGTGGATGCCGCCACCATCGTCATCGCGCTCGAGGGCTATGCGGCATCCCTGGCGCAAACCCATCGGCAGGTGCTGCCGCTGTATTCCCTCATGATCGCCACCGAGCCGCTCAGCGATGAGCTCTGGGACGAGATCGGCATCGAGCACGGCCAGACCTTCGCGGACTTCCGGCACCTTCTCGTCTACGGCCAGCGCACGGCAGACAACCGTTTCGCCTTCGGGGGCCGGGGTGCACGGTACCACTGGGGCAGCAGCATCCGCTCGGAATACGACCGCGTACCGGGAGTGTTCGACCATCTGGAGCGCACGCTCGGCGACATCTTCCCCGTCGCCCGCCAGGCGGCGATAACGCACCGCTGGGGCGGTCCGCTCGGCGTGCCCCGCGACTGGCACGCCGGAGCGGGTCTCGACCCCGCGACCGGCATCGCCATGGCGGGCGGTTACGTCGGTGACGGGCTCAGCACCACCAATCTCGCCGGACGCACTCTCACCGACCTGATCCTGAACTGCGATACGCCGATCTCACGACTCCCCTGGGTGAATCACCACTCCCCTCGGTGGGAGCCGGAACCCTTTCGTTTCATCGGCGCGAACCTCGGGACGACCGCGATGAACATCGCCGATGCGGAAGAGCGGATGACCGGCCGCGCATCGCTGGCCGCCCGCCTCATGGCTCCTCTCACCGGCCACTGA
- a CDS encoding ABC transporter ATP-binding protein: MSDSKVTRTPNRPPMGRGPGGGGPFGGAGLPVEKSLNFGPSAKRLVGRLRPESMRIAVVTVLTVVSVFLTVLGPRLLGEAINLVFDGFISAKLPAGSTKAEIIAGLRASGNTAQADLLSGMDLTPGVGIDFSAISRILMMLLAFYLLAAVFGYLQGLVLNGVVQRTVYRLRSEVEEKINSLPLSYFDRMQRGELLSRVTNDIDNISQSLQQTLSQLLTSLLTVVGVLVMMFLLSPVLALIALVTIPLTLVITKMIAGRSQKLFVAQWKHTGELNGQIEETFTGHSLVKVFGRQREVEQRFDLKNEELFAASFGAQFVSGIIMPAMMFVGNLVYVAIAVVGGLFVAAGSMGLGDVTAFIQYSRQFTQPLTQLGSMANLLQSGVASAERVFELLDAEQQSADPAIAQTPGATTPGRLAFEDVSFRYSADKPLIEHLCLTAEPGQTIAIVGPTGAGKTTLVNLMMRFYELDGGRITLDGVDTASMTRDDLRSRMGMVLQDTWLFGGTIRDNIAYGKPGASEEEILAAARSTYVDRFVHSLPDGYDTVLDDEASNVSAGEKQLLTIARAFLARPSVLILDEATSSVDTRTELLVQQAMSALRTDRTSFVIAHRLSTIRDADLILVMEAGSIVEQGTHSELLASEGAYFRLYNSQFAEPAVEEV, from the coding sequence ATGAGCGACTCGAAAGTCACGCGCACCCCCAACCGACCCCCGATGGGGCGCGGCCCCGGCGGCGGCGGACCCTTCGGCGGAGCGGGTCTTCCGGTCGAGAAGTCGCTGAACTTCGGCCCCTCAGCCAAGCGGCTCGTCGGCAGACTTCGTCCGGAGTCGATGCGGATCGCGGTGGTGACCGTGCTCACGGTCGTCAGTGTGTTCCTCACTGTTCTCGGACCGCGACTGCTCGGCGAGGCGATCAACCTCGTATTCGACGGCTTCATCTCAGCGAAGCTCCCGGCCGGGTCGACAAAGGCCGAGATCATCGCCGGTCTTCGCGCCTCCGGCAACACCGCGCAAGCGGACCTGCTGAGCGGCATGGATCTCACCCCCGGCGTCGGAATCGACTTCAGCGCGATCAGCCGCATCCTGATGATGCTGCTCGCGTTCTACCTGCTGGCTGCGGTCTTCGGATACCTGCAGGGGCTCGTGCTCAACGGAGTGGTACAGCGCACGGTCTACCGCCTCCGCTCAGAGGTGGAGGAGAAGATCAACAGCCTGCCGCTCTCCTACTTCGACCGGATGCAGCGCGGGGAACTGCTCAGTCGGGTGACTAACGACATCGACAACATCTCGCAGAGCCTCCAGCAGACCCTGAGTCAGCTGCTCACCTCGCTGCTGACCGTGGTGGGTGTGCTGGTGATGATGTTCCTGCTCTCTCCCGTGCTCGCGCTGATCGCGCTCGTCACGATCCCCCTCACCCTTGTCATCACCAAGATGATCGCGGGCCGGTCGCAGAAGCTCTTCGTCGCCCAGTGGAAGCACACCGGGGAGCTCAACGGGCAGATCGAGGAGACCTTCACCGGGCATTCCCTCGTGAAGGTCTTCGGCCGGCAGCGTGAGGTGGAGCAGCGCTTCGATCTGAAGAACGAGGAGTTGTTCGCCGCCAGTTTCGGCGCCCAGTTCGTCAGCGGCATCATCATGCCCGCCATGATGTTCGTCGGCAACCTCGTCTATGTGGCGATCGCCGTGGTCGGCGGACTGTTCGTGGCCGCCGGCAGCATGGGTCTCGGCGACGTTACCGCGTTCATCCAATACTCCCGGCAGTTCACCCAGCCCCTCACTCAGCTCGGGAGCATGGCCAACCTGCTGCAGTCCGGCGTCGCCTCCGCCGAGCGGGTCTTCGAGTTGCTCGATGCCGAGCAGCAGTCAGCGGATCCCGCCATCGCGCAGACCCCCGGCGCGACCACTCCCGGCCGGCTCGCCTTCGAAGACGTGTCTTTCCGGTACAGCGCCGACAAGCCGCTCATCGAACACCTCTGTCTCACCGCCGAACCCGGTCAGACGATCGCGATCGTCGGCCCGACCGGTGCGGGCAAGACCACACTCGTCAACCTGATGATGCGCTTCTATGAGCTCGACGGCGGTCGCATCACCCTCGACGGGGTGGACACGGCCTCGATGACGCGCGACGATCTCCGGTCGCGCATGGGGATGGTGCTTCAGGACACCTGGCTGTTCGGCGGCACGATTCGCGACAACATCGCCTATGGCAAGCCGGGGGCGAGCGAGGAGGAGATCCTTGCGGCGGCACGATCCACCTATGTCGACCGTTTCGTGCACTCACTTCCCGACGGGTACGACACGGTGCTGGATGATGAGGCCTCGAATGTGAGCGCGGGAGAGAAGCAGTTGCTCACGATCGCCCGAGCATTCCTCGCCCGGCCGAGCGTGCTCATCCTCGATGAGGCCACGAGCTCGGTCGACACCCGAACCGAGCTGCTGGTGCAACAGGCGATGAGCGCCCTGCGCACCGATCGCACGAGCTTCGTCATCGCTCATCGGCTGTCCACCATCCGGGACGCAGACCTGATCCTGGTGATGGAGGCCGGAAGCATCGTGGAACAGGGCACGCATTCCGAGCTGCTCGCCAGCGAGGGAGCGTATTTCCGCCTCTACAACTCCCAGTTCGCCGAGCCGGCAGTCGAAGAGGTCTAG